cataataatttttcttttctttgtgtgtATGCAGATGTCGATGAATGTAGTTTGCCTGAGAAGGGTGGCTGTGAATATAAATGCAGTAATTATGAAGGAGGATATTACTGTACTTGCCCGGCTGGTTATCGACTGATGGACGATGACAAAGGATGTGAAGGTAAACCTTTATTTATGATGTAATCTGCAGTGTCAGTGACTCAAAAGGAAAAGGTTGAGACGCTAGATTTTATTTGAGGTGTAGGCTCGACATTGACTTGGTCATGAggcaaaaactgaaaatctATAATTtctatcatatatttttttcagcgTCAGTTTCAATAATATCAAGCGAagtaaaaatatcaatatgTGCCCTGAAGTAAATAGCTTCTATGACATTTACCTAACCGTCTCATGGAAAAAACGTAAAAATTGTTGGCCGCCTGTCATCTCTTTCACCATTTCATCCATTGTTCTTACTTCCTTCTGGACTGTTTTGATTCGACCAGGCACTGTCTGACAACAACAGACATAGAAACAACTGAAAATCTTCTCTTGTCtaattgtcaaatttttgtCAGCTCATTCaaatttatgtaaataaaacatgttttagaTCTTATTGATCCGATAATTTGTTTCGCAGAAATTTACTGCCCAGCGCTGGAAGCTCCTTTCCGTGGCACCATCTCCCCAACAACCTGTACAGATGATCGTTCAAATATCAGGCGCAACACTGTGTGCACATACGGCTGTGTAGCTGGCCACAATCTCGCGGGCGGGAGCCAATCCTTGGTTTGCCAACTTGATGGAATGTGGCAAGGAACTGTTCCCTACTGTAAACGTAGGTGTTACTCATTCGATAGACATTAAAGATTTTTGCCTTTGGCTAACTGTTCTTTTTAGTCTTTACATTCGTCGACCCTGAGCTCTGACCGTGAAAGCAATCACGATTAAAGATAGCTTtgatttggtttaaaaattcTCAATAGTAGCCTTCATTCATTTGATCATCCAATCATATTCATACACTTCGTAGCGGTCATGTGTCCCAAGTTGACTGTACCAGACAATGGCGGAGTGATTCCAGCTTCATGTTCCAGAACAGGCGTTGAGTACGGAACACGTTGTGTATTCTATTGTGATGATGGTTATGAACTGAGCGGGCCCAGGTTTTCAACATGTCAAGCTGATACTTCATGGAGTGAGATTGCGCCATTATCATGCGTGAGAGGTATGTTAATGTGGGAACGAGGAATACCATTAGGACTGCCATATTCCCGCGAACTTGAAGGAAAAGTGAAGTTTAATTCACCAAAATGCATTGAACCGTAATTTAGGAACTTTTGGTTTAAGTCTGAagataagattaaaaaaaagaaaccgaaATAGTTATCCCTTTGATAAGGGTGTACCTCCTTCCAGGTTGTCCGTATTCATGATGTCAGCCATAATAAAACGTCCGCTTTTTAATCTCACTTGATATAGATTAAAACCAGTCCTTAACGCACTCACCTTTTCGGTTACGTAGATTTTCGCCTGCCGCATAAAAGAATTATAAAAACATTTGTCAGCTATGGATGAACCAGTTATTATTTATTTGCTGTGAGGTGCATGGCGTCTTTGAGAAcatgatgatttttttcctaataacCGAAGAGCACTTCATCTAACTTTATATTCTGTTCTACACTTTTGATTATTTACGTGGGGTAAGAAACAGAAGAGAATATAAGACAACGGACTCCGCTGGTAAAGATAATGAggactttttaaattttatcttttctctCCGGCTTTCtccttttaaaagtttacaaGGATCCATGGATCGCTTGTCCAATCGACAGAGTAGAAGAACTTGATCCAGACAAGTCCACTGTGGTTCTTGGGTTTAAGTGGCAGCTTCCTCGAACCAACATGAAGAACGTGAAAGTGTCGCCCAGCAACTACGATGAAAACTATCCATTTCCTGTTGGCAGACATCGCGTTACGTGGATAGGAACCAGTGAAAGTGGAACACAGAAGAGTTGTAGCTTCCACGTGACAGTGAATGGTGAGTTTTAACCTCTTTTAAACTAAAACATTAGATCAATCTGAAAGGTACCCTCTGAAGAGAACGACCAATAACAGTCGATTCACAACTCTCTGCATCTAAAATTTATGgtttttaatgcaatttttgtgcttttttgAAAAGTAAGATGAGcctatataaatatttttttcagacgTGACGCCACCCTCCGTCCAAAATTGCCCGGCGTCCTTTTCCGATCGTACCAACTCTCTACAAAAGCATGTCACCTGGACACCACCAATCTTTAGTGACAATGTAAAAGTAGTTAGTGAGTTATCCAATCGTCAGCCTGGATTCGAGATGCAAACTTTCACGTCTATAACCATACGGTATACGGCCTTAGACGCCGCAGGAAACGTTGCCTATTGCACCTTTAACATAACTCTGGAAGGTATGTAGTACTGGCATGCTTTTATGCATCCAAAATTTCAGATTCTGATTGCATCATATTCGTAGGCTCAGCACTCACCCGTTACTTTCTTACTCGCGTAATCTGCTTTTTCTGTGTACCGTCTGCGCTGAGATAAATAGCTGTTTCCCACTTTCCTTTCGACCGTGGTTTTCGATCGATAGACAAATAAGTGGCAATCGAGTTTCTTCATGCACAATCTCTATTACAGCCAGTTCTAGGCTATTTGAACTTCTGGAGTAGTTCCGAATTATTCTTGAAATGATATGAAATATTGTGTTCACAACTAATCATGGCTTCCCAGGTTCAACGTGCGTTACAATTGCTCATCCAAAGAACGGCATGGCTGCGAAGCTTGGCTTTTTCCTGCAACTGCGGTGTAATCCTGGATACTTCTTTAATCCACTTCCACCCGGACTTCCCCCTGGACAAATGATTATCCCTTTTTATCGGTGCATGGGCAACAAATGGGTTTCACAGAATGACAGAAAGTCTGTACTGACTGAGTCCACAGATTGCGTGCGTAAGTAAAATATTCTGTAACGAAAGATGTATAATATACTAGGCAAGGAGGGACTGGGATAAGATTTTGAAGGAGCATGTTCGAACATGGGAACTAACTGTATCTTCTCAAGACACAGATATATATGTTTAGAGGATATGcctcttactaaccgagttcAACGTCCGTCCTGTCCGAAATGGACTGAACTTTTTCCGCTCGAATATGTGACCCAAGCGAGAAGTGCACGAGTCATAAATCCCAGCGGAAAAGAAAGTTGTTTAACACCAATTTTTAATACTATACGGATTGGAACCGTAATAATCTGCAACTTTATGGCCGAATAAGAAGCTTGCAACTTTTCAATAAAGAGATGGATGTTAAGCTATATACTATCAATAGAAAATTATTGTCTCAATACTATGAGTAATCAGTAATCTCGAAAGTGTTCTGATTCGTTGTCCTTTCAAAAGCTTGTTGAGGACCAAGACACCAAGAAAAGTCGTCAAATAAATGCGATACGATAACGATAATACGATAATACGATAGCTACCTCTCGCCATTTTTGTCGAAATAAATGAACCTTATGCAAACTGGCCAATTACATGATAACTAAatcgaatttttcttttcttttccaggtTATCAAACGTTCGTGAAAGGATCACCATGCCCTGATGGGAGTTTCAAACAGGATTTTGGTGCTACAAGCATCTGCTGTGAGTAAAATTACCAAGATTGAGAACAAACGTCGGTACTCATCATTTCGTATTCTTTCGCTAAAAAAAAGCACCAGAGGAAATTGGAGTGATTAAAAACATCCGCAGCTCCAAGTGTGTGGGGCCATGATACCAGCATATCTTTCAAAAATAGGAATAATTTTCCATCAAAGATTATGGGAGGTTTCATCTTTCATTTATGGTTGTGCCTGTATTTAATTCCACTGGTTCATGAATAAGCTTTTCAACTATAGTAATGCCCGCTGAAATTGCGTCCTAAAAGATAGAAGCTTCCCTAtacgttcttttttttttaactggaagCGGCTTAACTATTTGCCATGTTAACTTCTGAGAGCGATGAAGAACACTATCCTGTGTGCAGTAACCTCTCAGTAGCCTTTTAGTCAGTCCTCTTGCACAATTGGAAGCtctcaaaaaataattattaattccACAGAAGTTTAAATGAAATGGTAAATAATTTCATCGTCAATGTCTCTTCAAGAATTAGTACCTGAGTTCCGAGACACCCGTAGCTTCTAAAAACTATCAATAAAATGCGCCGAGAAATTAATACTCGTGATGATGcacaaattaaaatgattataaaGGAGCGACGGTGATAGTTACAATGCAGAGTCTCGGAAAtaacttaattcaattttcGAGTTTAAATGCATTTGATTGTGAGTTGAAATACCGACACATTGTTGTCTGCGCTGCTATTCTTAGTAAACTGTCCATCGGGAACGTACGCTGACACCAAAACCAAATCATGTAAAGAATGTACCCCTGGCTTCTATCAGGACGAGGAAGGAAACATGGGCTGTCTTCCATGCCCGAAGAACACATTCAGTGTCGCAAAGAGAGCTAAATCAGTTGGAGACTGCAAAGGTAGTTTTATGTATTTTCATATATGGTTGAATGAGTAACTAGCATGCAGAGCAAGCGTATTTTTAGCGAGTGACTGCTCGGTATTCTCGTGGGAAAAATTAtagccgccatctttgatttttacagcagcAGAGGGCTGAGgagaaaaagacattttgtaCCCAAGGGGGTGGGCGACGTTCAAAAAAGGAGAGGGAAGGGAGTGGGGAAAATATGAATTCTTTCCTGACCAAGTACTAGAgcaacaatgttttcttttcaccaaAGGTTTAAGACATTAATTAAGAGCCACTGACCGAAGATAATTTGCGGACCTTTATTTTACCTTTGCTAAAAAGACACAAAGTAGATTATTTGAACGGGTCACTACACAGACGTAAACGTCACAAATTGACATGAGCTTCACatcatcaaaaacaaaatttgaaagcgGGAATGCATCGCATTGTTGCGTACGAAGTTGCAtgatttttcattattttacgGGGcgggcgggggggggggggtaacgGCCATCTAAGCACATTTTGAACTCTTCAATTTTTCGGAGAAAGCAAAGCGCGATAGAACTTTTTGATATAATTCTTTAAAAAGGTTTATCATAAGGGTCCTTTAGGAAAAACAAGATTAGTTACAAAATTTTGCAACTGTCGGCGGATTCTTAACATTTATGGTCAGTGGCTCTcagttgatcattttttttacgtCTGACTTTTCAGCTGTCTGTAACCCTGGTTACTACTCTACTATTCATGGCGTTGAACCATGCGTTGAATGTCCTATGGACACTTATCAGGACAATGAACAGAGAACTCAATGTCACGCATGCCCAGTTGGAACACATACGGCTAGCACCGGAAGTACGTCACTGGAAGACTGCCTGTGTGAGTATTTCCTTGACTAAGCTTGGATCCTTTAAAAGTCGGCCGAAATAGTTCCTAACTAGAGTGAAAATAACTTCTTTGGTACACACGTGTCTTCAAAAACACGAGGAGGTAAACAAGATAAGTTTCGTGTACATGTCTGATGCAATAGGTTAAGAGTGACGTAGCGAGAAGTTTAAAGCATAGTCGAGCATTGTCGACTAGTTATAAACCCTTCTCCGATCCGGCTTTGCATCTCATCCTTTTCTAATCTATGAACTAAGAATATATGACAATGCTCTAATCTGAGGAATCATTTATGTTTGTTTCCCCTTTGTCAGCTCCTGTTCGTATTACAGACATCATTCCATCACAGGATTATGCAACTTATGAGAATGAAGCCATTTCGCTTGCGTGCTACATAGCAGGAGACCCAACCCCAACAGTTTCATGGGAAAAAGTTGGAGGTAATATATATAACAAATATAAAACTAAATAAGCACTGCTTCTCtctgactaactgactaacttACGGGGGTGTAGCCAGCCTATATTTATGAAGGCCTGAGCCTACATTTTTTTCCGCCCTCTTAAAATTTAGTATATGACCATtgcaaagttttgaaacaaaaatgaactTTCTCAAGGCACAACcctaaaacaagataaaaagcTGGCTATGCCCTTGACTTGGTTAGTCCGTTGAGATACGTTTAGTTTCTTAAGACTGCAGATATCCAGATTTCTCTCTTCGAGCCATGAGGATCGGCGGTATGGCTCCCTTAGGGATTGACGAACGTTAATCCCTCCACTTACCTATTTATGCATCCTCTGTTGCTTAGATTACAGTATAAAGTTTTTAATAATATAGAAAGCAAAATACCAGTTCCCTACAAGCAGCACCGTAAAGCTGTTTCCGTTCAAAACTTCAACTCTTTGAAACTTTTCATGCTGTTTGAATGTCCTCAACTCCACTATGATactcaaaaattcaaatttttctatttGACTCAATCTAAGACtcccagtttcttttaaaactcaCGTTATGTTTCTTGAATCAGTCAAGGGTAATTACAATGTTTTTCATGATTCTTTATCAACTTTACTTCTTTAATTCGCAGGTTCTCTTCCTTCCATGGACCGACTCGCAATTACCAATATATTTGACCTGGATGGAAAGTTGGTCGGTGTAGAATATGTCATATCCACTGCTGTTGTGGCTGATTCTGGTGGTTATAAGTGCACGGCTACTAACAAACACGGTTCGGTCAGTAAGCAGGTCAGAATAAACGTCCAGGCTGGATCACCGCCTGGTATCGTGCCCCAATAGGTAATAAATGAGttttatgttctttttcttAATATGTCGTCTTAAGATCTAccataattaaattatttcataatttggAATCTGTACCAGAGCTCGTCACGGAAATGTATGCACCACACCGCGGATCAATGTCTGTATCccagcaactgcgcacctacaTCTGTACTTCCCCCCTTCCCATAACCCAACATTAGtaaactgataacaagttactTAGGGTTGATGTTGGGATAGGGGAGGGGCAGGTGCCACACCGCTGTCACGGAATTTCAATCATGGTACAAGTATCGTTTTGTAAATCCCAAACACCATGATTTTctccaagagaaaataaattgtcaAACATCTTTGATGTTAAAAAGTTCTTAAAAAGAATGTGTATCACTAACAGGCACAGCAATTTTTTCCCGTAACTTGATACATTTGTTTACAGAGAATTTTAGGTGTTTGTCATTTCAATTTCTATGCCTTGGCCAGGGTTTCACTTTCGTAGCCCTTTGCACACGGCCTGGGGAAGTGTTTGTGTCAAGCTTTTTCTAGCTTTGAAGATGCATAACTGTAGCAAGGAATTCGGGAATTTCAATCTACGAGACCAATCAGGCTGGCCACTTAGGCTGGCCATGAGTATGCAGAGAAAAAGGCGGTTGTAAAGCCTGCAAGCAGCCGGCTCTTCTCAGCAGCGCTACAGCATGAACTGCGAAGCCTTCGAGATTTAAGCCAGAAAACGAAGCGAGTGTGCGCCATCTAGGAACCCGCAGGCTTCGCGGTTCGTGTGACAGAGCCTATGAAAACCTAAGCATGCAGACTAGTAGCTGTGCATGGAGGAAACATCTTACACGTAGGCTAGACATCCCTAAGTAACTTTACCAATACTGAGTTGTGTTGACTgtggtttatttgttttttcctgcAGACTATAGACAACCTCTTGAGTGAGCTATGAAGCGACAGCAGAGCAAATATGTAGGATTTGAATTCACGATTGTTCTTAGCAAAAGGGAATGAGACCCATAGCGTTTAATTATAACTGATATGAAATAGATTTGGCATAAACTTAATAAATGTCGGTTGCAACTGAGGAAAATGTGTACACAGGTCACTTGTCGTGCTACGCTCAAAGTTCGAACTCAGCGTGTGAAAATTTTAGAGCAAATGAACAGATAAAAGCTTACAGCCAAAAGCTCGGTTTTGTGAACCGATTTCAACATCGAAATGGCGATCAAATACACATACTTTCCCATTTTCCATTACTCACTCCTCATTTCGCATCATTTCCATTCTCCGTTCCATGATTAAGTTTTTTGCCAGAGCGTCAGTCCGCGAGATTATTCTTGAATTTTAAAGCagtaaatcttttctttttttcccttctttattCCACATTACTTACAAAACGTACAAAACCCTCTTAAGGAGAGCGCTCAAAAACCTCGAGCATGGAGTAGTGATACaatacaaagaaataattttgattaagaaGCCTCTTTTATCCAGATAGATGTTGGCCTGGGTGTTGATAAAACAGTCAATGGTATATTTAACATGAGCCGATATTATAAGTATGCGAGATGAAGGCCAAAAGATAGAAAAAGTATCTTTTATGCAAAGGGGAAAATAGAATTCTTACTCTACCTACTGACAGCGTTCTTGATAGGCTGATGGTAGCCTAATTCTTTCTTGTTTCGTTCCGAAAGTTGAAATAAGCAGGCAGTTTTCGAAAAATTTTAACTTCTAGTACGAGAGAGAAACTAGCGTCCCCTTTTACCTGGAGAAGTGGAACCAGACCTAGGCACTCGCGCGCTGACTTTTTGATAAATCAGACTTGGAACACAAAATCTTCTTCATTGGCTATCATTAGTAAAAGTCAATTTGCCGTAGAGCAACCAGGAGCAAATTGCAACTCATGTTCATGAAACTTGATAAACACGTCGAAGGTAATCTAAGGTCATCTCACGAAGCCGTATCAGTGGAAAGAGCCATTTTACGGAATCaatatttttagtttaaaacaTAAAAACGACAACCATCCACCACCAGGAGTGAAATGTGAAAGAAAAGCAGTCTAACACACAAAAAAGGAAGCAGTTAAAACGGCATAGTTTTACTCCTCTTGGTGTAAAACACGCTATTGATGAAGGAAACTCACATATCGTGGACTACTAACCAAACAAATTAAGTAGAATCACTCGCTTTTTGCTAACTCCAACTGTATAATAGTTGTGCTGTGCAAAAGGCGGTTTTAATATAGTCATGAAAGTCCGAAATCTGCTGGTCTCATTTTCATCTCGGTCCTCTTCAGAAAAAGCCTTTCTTTCTTCCAGCCTCCCCAAGTCACTCCATTAGCATAGGAAGAGTCATTTCCATGAGGATATCTGCCATTCAGGTTAGAGTGGAAGCAATCGTTATACCACCAGGCTCCGTGACAATACACTGCACAGTTTCCCCTCGGCCACTCATCATTATCCTGATCAGGAGTGCTCCATGGCCGATCACGATGATAAGAGAGAGAATCATGAGCAGATCCTGATGGATTAAATCGTGTCATATAGTTTCGCATAACATGATGACATTCAAGTCGACAGAATTGCATAAAATCTACAATGCAGTGTAACAATATAAGTATTAAATGAAAATACGAAGTTTGACTGCGTGAAAccatttgaaaatgttcttgTGTTTGGTTATAAAAATATGTGGAATGAGATGCTAATCAAACATTGATGGACCGTTAATTGAGAACGATCCGTGTGCGGGAAGGGTTCTGACGCGTCTAGCTAAAGCAACGGTTTTTGTTTCACTTGCCTGATCACCTTTCCCTTTGTCTACGAGGATGTTCATAGTCTGTTGGCGAATGCCTCCACATTAATCAATGTATAATATGCACTCTCCCTAATTGCATTTGGGTTACTTTGAAGTATTTTATCTTATTCTTCATCGAGAGCTGCTAATTCCAAACAGGTTACTAACACACTGATTATGACACTGCCCCTCTCCCCAGTTTTACCTGAATAGAAACCGAGGATTAGCCTGTACTTGTCTTTCTCATTCATAACACCAAATATATTATACTCAGCATAAGTTGTATCCTCTTTAAAGTCTTCCAAATCCACACGCAGCATGCTGTTGTTATCTGAGGTCAGGCGGTGAATCTTGTCCAATCCTAACCAAAACTCACCATAAACGTCaccaaagccatgtttgtagtcgCCCCAGTTAcggtagaaatcaaccgagccgtcCAGTCTCCTCTGGAACAcagtccatcctccaccagctgttgtttggtcacagaataccTCAAAGGCAGTCATGTTATCAGGTTTGATGGTGTACGTACCGTCAGTTGATTTACCCGCTGATTTGTGGATTTCAGCACAGTTCCTAAAAGCTATGAAGACAAGGAGTAAATTTGGATGTTActttattttcagattttactCGACCAGTTAAAACAGAGACACCATTCGAGCTTCAAAGTTCAATTCAATGGTTCTTATAAGTGCATGCTTGTGATTTTGCTTCCGACAAAGAAAGGACGGCTCTCGACATAGTAGGCTTTATTTCACACAACCTTTTTACTTTCAACATATATAGCTGGATTTGATTAACAAAAATTGCGATGAATTTGCCGTATATGGTACTTGCGAGC
This region of Pocillopora verrucosa isolate sample1 chromosome 3, ASM3666991v2, whole genome shotgun sequence genomic DNA includes:
- the LOC131796575 gene encoding microfibril-associated glycoprotein 4 isoform X2; the encoded protein is MSWKAVWPFYTGVLIDIISASKQCTQANSINGMALQGFVFKKFSVTTIPECDMSCQREITCQSFNYVIEEKSCELNNRTKEARPENFQPDPARFYYTRFVGRNIDECITGNHDCHVNATCTNTIGSHNCTCKEGFTGDGRLCSAFRNCAEIHKSAGKSTDGTYTIKPDNMTAFEVFCDQTTAGGGWTVFQRRLDGSVDFYRNWGDYKHGFGDVYGEFWLGLDKIHRLTSDNNSMLRVDLEDFKEDTTYAEYNIFGVMNEKDKYRLILGFYSGSAHDSLSYHRDRPWSTPDQDNDEWPRGNCAVYCHGAWWYNDCFHSNLNGRYPHGNDSSYANGVTWGGWKKERLFLKRTEMKMRPADFGLS
- the LOC131796575 gene encoding microfibril-associated glycoprotein 4 isoform X1, translating into MSWKAVWPFYTGVLIDIISASKQCTQANSINGMALQGFVFKKFSVTTIPECDMSCQREITCQSFNYVIEEKSCELNNRTKEARPENFQPDPARFYYTRFVGRTPLGSIPQLPAKSCQEIKASEGQDAISNKYWLDPSGNGKAVLVNCDMEMEDIDECITGNHDCHVNATCTNTIGSHNCTCKEGFTGDGRLCSAFRNCAEIHKSAGKSTDGTYTIKPDNMTAFEVFCDQTTAGGGWTVFQRRLDGSVDFYRNWGDYKHGFGDVYGEFWLGLDKIHRLTSDNNSMLRVDLEDFKEDTTYAEYNIFGVMNEKDKYRLILGFYSGSAHDSLSYHRDRPWSTPDQDNDEWPRGNCAVYCHGAWWYNDCFHSNLNGRYPHGNDSSYANGVTWGGWKKERLFLKRTEMKMRPADFGLS